One stretch of Rhodoferax lithotrophicus DNA includes these proteins:
- the phnH gene encoding phosphonate C-P lyase system protein PhnH, translating to MNATSTLAPGLLDGVHDSQQAFRAALDALARPGQVRHIGPALPGVALGGALARLLLSLSDDETPVWWSDDAASLPQWLRFHTGAPVAQQPDAASFAVVTDLAHLSALTDFAAGSAASPELSCTLLIELPALAGGPNLEWRGPGIAQVQRVGLPGLPDDFWAQWQANHAAFPQGVDILFTCGDAALGLPRTTRVRRLEGV from the coding sequence ATGAACGCCACATCCACCCTCGCGCCCGGTCTGCTTGACGGTGTGCATGACAGCCAGCAAGCGTTTCGCGCCGCGCTGGACGCACTGGCCCGGCCTGGCCAGGTGCGCCACATCGGCCCGGCCTTGCCCGGCGTGGCACTGGGCGGAGCGCTGGCCCGCCTGCTGCTGAGCCTGAGTGATGACGAAACCCCGGTCTGGTGGTCTGATGACGCTGCCAGCTTGCCGCAATGGCTGCGGTTTCACACCGGTGCCCCCGTGGCGCAACAGCCTGATGCGGCCAGCTTTGCCGTGGTCACCGACCTGGCCCACCTGAGCGCACTGACTGACTTTGCAGCGGGCTCGGCGGCATCACCCGAGTTGTCTTGCACCCTGTTGATCGAGCTGCCCGCGCTGGCCGGTGGCCCCAATCTGGAGTGGCGCGGCCCTGGCATCGCCCAGGTGCAGCGTGTCGGTTTGCCGGGTCTGCCCGACGACTTCTGGGCCCAGTGGCAAGCCAACCACGCAGCGTTTCCGCAGGGCGTGGACATCCTCTTCACCTGCGGCGACGCGGCCCTGGGCCTGCCCCGCACCACCCGTGTCCGCCGATTGGAAGGAGTCTGA
- the phnG gene encoding phosphonate C-P lyase system protein PhnG, which produces MTSDTPNPPLTRAAWLAVLARASLAQLQAQTPAADTLPPVQQVRPPEVGMVMLRGRVGGTGNPFNLGEASVVRCAVRLGQGPLGVAYALGRDKRRAELAALFDALLQDPQHHDTLQRELIAPLAQLQAQARTQRQQAVASSKVEFFTFVRGEA; this is translated from the coding sequence ATGACTAGCGACACCCCGAATCCCCCTCTGACGCGAGCGGCCTGGCTGGCCGTGCTGGCCCGTGCCAGCCTGGCGCAACTGCAGGCACAAACCCCCGCCGCCGATACCCTGCCCCCTGTGCAGCAAGTGCGCCCGCCCGAAGTGGGCATGGTGATGCTGCGCGGGCGCGTGGGCGGCACCGGCAACCCTTTCAACCTGGGCGAAGCCAGTGTGGTGCGCTGCGCCGTGCGGCTGGGTCAGGGGCCGCTGGGCGTGGCCTATGCGCTGGGGCGCGACAAACGCCGCGCCGAACTGGCCGCGTTGTTTGATGCCCTGCTGCAAGACCCGCAGCACCACGACACGCTGCAACGTGAGTTGATTGCGCCGCTGGCCCAGTTGCAAGCCCAGGCCCGGACGCAAAGACAGCAGGCGGTGGCCAGCTCCAAGGTCGAATTTTTCACCTTTGTGCGGGGTGAAGCATGA
- the phnF gene encoding phosphonate metabolism transcriptional regulator PhnF produces the protein MTFAQLMTHGPGRRSGVTVWRQIADTLSAEIRNRAYSGTGRLPGEVELSARFGVNRHTLRQAVAALQSDGLVRVEAGRGMFVQHELLDYALSRRTRFSENLMRQGLLPSKQLLTAREMAAPERAAKELKLVQGGSVLMVEMLDEANDQPIGLATAYYPAQRFTGLLDMLNDGRRTTDILKHFGVQDYVRQHSRITTQMPSEESARLLKQTTTRPLLCVECLDVDMEGCPIKYGETVFCGDRVQLVVNSAGDA, from the coding sequence ATGACATTCGCACAACTTATGACACATGGCCCAGGACGGCGTAGTGGCGTGACCGTGTGGCGGCAAATCGCCGACACGCTGAGCGCCGAGATTCGTAACCGAGCCTATTCAGGGACTGGCCGCTTGCCAGGAGAGGTTGAGCTGTCGGCCCGTTTTGGCGTGAACCGCCACACCTTGCGACAAGCCGTGGCGGCCCTGCAAAGTGATGGCCTGGTGCGCGTGGAAGCGGGCCGTGGCATGTTTGTGCAGCACGAGTTGCTGGACTACGCCCTCTCCAGGCGCACCCGCTTCAGCGAAAACCTGATGCGCCAGGGGCTGCTGCCCAGCAAACAATTGCTCACCGCCCGTGAAATGGCCGCACCTGAACGCGCCGCCAAAGAATTGAAACTGGTTCAGGGGGGCAGCGTCTTGATGGTGGAAATGCTGGACGAAGCCAACGACCAGCCCATCGGCCTGGCCACAGCCTACTACCCGGCGCAGCGTTTTACGGGTTTGCTTGACATGCTCAACGATGGTCGCCGCACTACCGACATCCTGAAGCATTTTGGTGTGCAGGACTATGTGCGCCAGCACAGCCGCATCACCACCCAAATGCCCAGCGAGGAAAGCGCCCGCTTGCTTAAACAAACCACTACCCGGCCGCTGCTGTGTGTGGAATGTCTGGATGTGGATATGGAGGGCTGCCCGATCAAATACGGTGAAACCGTGTTTTGTGGAGACCGGGTTCAATTGGTCGTCAATTCTGCGGGGGATGCATGA
- a CDS encoding DUF1045 domain-containing protein has translation MSQRYAIYFAPAKESPWWVLGSRWLGRDEFDSTPLLATGFPSLSLDEQQRITMEPCRYGFHATLKAPFRLAGCQTAEDLITRTQALAASLAPVPLGPLQVQSLGPFVALIPAAEPAGLAALAQCCVVGLDDLRAPLTEQDLARRKRELLDTRELELLHRYGYPYVLERFCFHFSLTGVVDLPTQQRVIQAVQEPVAHLNAVAPLVLDRLCLFMEPAPGSPFKRIADVELSA, from the coding sequence ATGAGCCAGCGTTATGCCATTTATTTCGCTCCTGCCAAAGAGTCGCCTTGGTGGGTATTGGGCAGCCGTTGGCTGGGACGTGATGAGTTTGACAGCACGCCCTTGTTGGCCACCGGGTTTCCATCACTGAGTCTCGATGAACAGCAGCGCATCACCATGGAGCCATGCCGTTATGGCTTTCACGCGACGCTGAAAGCACCGTTTCGTCTGGCTGGATGCCAGACGGCCGAGGACTTGATCACCCGCACCCAGGCGCTGGCCGCCAGTCTGGCTCCGGTGCCGCTGGGGCCCTTGCAGGTGCAGAGTCTGGGGCCATTTGTGGCGCTGATCCCTGCCGCGGAGCCTGCCGGATTGGCGGCTTTGGCGCAATGCTGTGTGGTGGGGCTGGATGATTTGCGCGCGCCCCTGACGGAGCAGGATTTGGCGCGCCGCAAAAGGGAGCTGCTTGACACGCGTGAGCTGGAGCTGCTGCACCGCTACGGCTACCCCTATGTGCTGGAACGTTTTTGTTTCCATTTCAGCTTGACCGGGGTGGTTGATCTGCCCACACAACAACGGGTGATTCAGGCGGTGCAAGAGCCCGTTGCGCACCTGAATGCCGTCGCTCCGCTGGTGCTGGACCGTTTATGCCTGTTCATGGAACCGGCACCGGGGTCGCCGTTCAAAAGAATTGCCGATGTGGAGTTGTCCGCATGA
- the phnN gene encoding phosphonate metabolism protein/1,5-bisphosphokinase (PRPP-forming) PhnN: MSGLWVFVCGPSGAGKDSVMRWAAERLHGCEEVVFARRMITRATHQGSDHDPVSAEQFAHLAVTDGLAWQWHAHGFGYGIHADYAAAVAAGRVVVVNGSREHVHAISVSQRVRVVHIEADAQHLAQRLAQRSRESPQEMAHRLARNAQIPKLHAHCTILNQGELADAGLQLVDYLRAALLLPVVSVDRANALTL, translated from the coding sequence ATGAGCGGGTTGTGGGTATTTGTGTGTGGCCCTTCGGGGGCTGGCAAAGACAGTGTGATGCGCTGGGCCGCAGAGCGGCTGCACGGCTGTGAAGAAGTCGTGTTTGCCCGGCGCATGATCACTCGTGCGACGCACCAGGGTTCAGACCATGACCCGGTGTCAGCGGAACAATTTGCACACCTGGCCGTTACCGATGGCCTGGCCTGGCAATGGCATGCGCATGGCTTTGGTTATGGCATTCATGCGGACTATGCCGCCGCGGTGGCTGCCGGCCGTGTGGTGGTGGTGAATGGTTCGCGTGAGCACGTTCATGCAATTTCTGTGTCGCAACGGGTGCGCGTGGTGCATATTGAGGCGGATGCCCAGCACTTGGCTCAGCGACTGGCACAACGCAGCCGCGAGTCGCCTCAGGAAATGGCGCATCGGCTGGCGCGCAACGCGCAGATACCCAAGCTGCATGCACACTGCACGATCCTCAACCAAGGTGAATTGGCCGATGCCGGGCTTCAGTTGGTGGATTATTTGCGGGCCGCGCTTTTGTTGCCAGTGGTGAGTGTTGACCGGGCAAATGCCTTGACGCTGTGA